A single region of the Nocardioides aquaticus genome encodes:
- a CDS encoding DsbA family protein has product MSKSSDQESRAARTQRTAAALEAERRRNRNRQLASVGAVVLVVVLVVGALYVFWPSNDSSDVDAAPAGASEYSLGVGDPEAPTEVVVYEDFLCPFCGQFEAASGDELQRLADDGQVYVEYRPLNFLSRIGDYSERATNAFAAVLDSEGPEVAKTFHDALFANQPSESGPFPDDDALVQLAVESGADEESVRPAIEDLAFEDWVDQATQEASEAGVSATPTILVDGEPFTDGQTVEELSANLISTIEQG; this is encoded by the coding sequence GTGTCGAAGAGTTCTGATCAGGAGTCCCGGGCCGCGCGCACCCAGCGCACCGCCGCCGCGCTGGAGGCCGAGCGCCGCCGCAACCGCAACCGCCAGCTGGCCTCGGTGGGGGCCGTGGTCCTCGTGGTGGTGCTGGTCGTGGGTGCGCTCTACGTCTTCTGGCCCAGCAACGACAGCAGCGACGTGGACGCCGCGCCGGCCGGCGCCAGCGAGTACTCCCTGGGCGTGGGCGACCCCGAGGCCCCGACCGAGGTCGTGGTCTACGAGGACTTCCTCTGCCCGTTCTGCGGCCAGTTCGAGGCCGCCAGCGGCGACGAGCTGCAGCGTCTCGCCGACGACGGCCAGGTCTACGTCGAGTACCGCCCGCTGAACTTCCTGTCCCGCATCGGCGACTACTCCGAGCGCGCCACCAACGCCTTCGCCGCCGTGCTGGACTCCGAGGGACCGGAGGTCGCGAAGACCTTCCACGACGCGCTGTTCGCCAACCAGCCGAGCGAGTCCGGCCCGTTCCCCGACGACGACGCGCTCGTCCAGCTCGCGGTGGAGTCCGGCGCGGACGAGGAGTCCGTACGCCCCGCGATCGAGGACCTCGCGTTCGAGGACTGGGTCGACCAGGCCACCCAGGAGGCCTCCGAGGCCGGCGTCTCTGCGACGCCGACGATCCTGGTCGACGGCGAGCCCTTCACCGACGGCCAGACCGTCGAGGAGCTCTCCGCCAACCTGATCAGCACCATCGAGCAGGGCTGA
- the orn gene encoding oligoribonuclease, with product MSERLVWIDCEMTGLDLEKDALIEVAALVTDSDLNVLGEGVDVVVKPPPGALEQMIPLVREMHEKSGLLEELDAGTTLADAEKQVLDYITAQCPSGSRPPLAGNTVSTDRMFLARDMADLDGYLHYRIVDVSSIKELAKRWFPKSYYAAPAKRGNHRALADIQESIEELRYYREAVFVPAPGPDSSTAQEVAARHGGAVTGLGRDEAAPSPDAAEPA from the coding sequence ATGAGTGAGCGACTGGTGTGGATCGACTGCGAGATGACCGGGCTGGACCTGGAGAAGGACGCCCTGATCGAGGTCGCCGCGCTGGTCACGGACTCCGACCTGAACGTGCTGGGCGAGGGCGTCGACGTGGTCGTGAAGCCGCCGCCGGGCGCGCTGGAGCAGATGATCCCGCTGGTGCGCGAGATGCACGAGAAGTCCGGGCTGCTCGAGGAGCTGGACGCCGGGACGACCCTGGCCGACGCCGAGAAGCAGGTCCTGGACTACATCACCGCGCAGTGCCCCTCGGGCTCGCGCCCGCCCCTGGCCGGCAACACCGTCTCCACCGACCGGATGTTCCTGGCCCGCGACATGGCCGACCTCGACGGCTACCTGCACTACCGGATCGTCGACGTCTCCTCGATCAAGGAGCTGGCCAAGCGCTGGTTCCCGAAGTCCTACTACGCCGCCCCGGCCAAGCGCGGCAACCACCGGGCGCTGGCCGACATCCAGGAGAGCATCGAGGAGCTGCGCTACTACCGCGAGGCCGTCTTCGTGCCGGCCCCCGGGCCCGACTCGAGCACGGCCCAGGAGGTCGCCGCCCGCCACGGCGGCGCCGTGACCGGCCTCGGCCGCGACGAGGCGGCGCCGTCCCCCGATGCGGCCGAGCCGGCCTGA
- a CDS encoding adenosine deaminase, whose amino-acid sequence MGATPAAAADLAGFVAGLPKAELHVHHVGSASPRIVAELAARHPGRVPADLDELRAFFDFRDFAHFIEVYLSVVDLVRTPEDVRTLTYEVARDLAGQQVRYAELTCTPFTSVAVGVPIEGYTEALEDARLAAERELGVVLRFVYDIPGESGIPAADATLEYALRHRPEGLIGFGLGGPEVGVPRPQFAPHFDRARAAGLRSVPHAGETTGPQTVWDALEHLGAERIGHGTSAAQDPALLAHLAERGIALEVCPSSNVATRAVASLAEHPLPAFVAAGVRVTIGSDDPPMFATTLNREHEIAADLLGLDQAGLAELAREGVRASFAPEDVRRRVLGEIDAYERTHRPTSG is encoded by the coding sequence GTGGGCGCGACGCCCGCCGCAGCAGCGGACCTCGCGGGGTTCGTCGCCGGGCTCCCCAAGGCCGAGCTCCACGTCCACCACGTCGGGTCGGCCTCGCCGCGGATCGTCGCCGAGCTGGCGGCGCGGCACCCGGGCCGGGTGCCGGCGGACCTCGACGAGCTGCGCGCGTTCTTCGACTTCCGCGACTTCGCACACTTCATCGAGGTCTACCTCAGCGTCGTCGACCTCGTCCGCACGCCCGAGGACGTCCGCACGCTGACCTACGAGGTCGCCCGCGACCTGGCCGGGCAGCAGGTGCGCTACGCCGAGCTGACCTGCACGCCCTTCACCTCGGTGGCGGTCGGCGTGCCGATCGAGGGCTACACCGAGGCCCTGGAGGACGCCCGCCTCGCGGCCGAGCGCGAGCTCGGCGTCGTGCTGCGGTTCGTCTACGACATCCCGGGCGAGTCCGGGATCCCGGCGGCCGACGCCACCCTCGAGTACGCCCTGCGCCACCGCCCCGAGGGCCTGATCGGCTTCGGGCTGGGCGGCCCGGAGGTGGGCGTGCCGCGGCCCCAGTTCGCGCCCCACTTCGACCGCGCCCGCGCGGCCGGGCTGCGCAGCGTCCCGCACGCCGGGGAGACCACCGGCCCGCAGACGGTGTGGGACGCCCTGGAGCACCTCGGGGCGGAGCGGATCGGCCACGGCACGTCGGCCGCGCAGGACCCGGCGCTGCTGGCCCACCTGGCCGAGCGGGGGATCGCCCTGGAGGTGTGCCCGTCCTCGAACGTGGCGACCCGCGCGGTCGCGTCCCTGGCCGAGCACCCCCTGCCGGCGTTCGTCGCGGCGGGCGTCCGGGTCACGATCGGCTCCGACGACCCGCCGATGTTCGCCACCACCCTGAACCGCGAGCACGAGATCGCGGCCGACCTCCTGGGCCTGGACCAGGCCGGCCTCGCCGAGCTGGCGCGCGAGGGCGTCCGTGCGTCCTTCGCGCCGGAGGACGTGCGCCGGCGCGTGCTCGGCGAGATCGACGCCTACGAGCGGACCCACCGACCGACGTCGGGCTAG
- a CDS encoding sulfate/molybdate ABC transporter ATP-binding protein — translation MSLIVEASVDERGVEVALEVAKGETVALLGPNGAGKSTVLSVLAGHLVPDRGRVVLDGRVLTSQGRPGERRTQIPPHDRRVSLLAQEPLLFPHLSVLDNVAFGPRSTGAGRAAARETARQWLEEVGVADLAGRRPAEISGGQAQRAAVARALAATPSLMLLDEPMAALDVDVAPQLRQTLRRVLADRTVLLVTHDVLDALLLADRVVVLEDGAVVEHGPCAEVLSRPRSSFAARIAGLNMLRGAWRDGAVEVAYGGRSMRVEGIAADPVPGEGEEAVAVFGPSAVSVFLEAPHGSPRNAVEVTLSDLEPHGGQVRVRAGTLSADVSVRAVSELDLAPGTRGYFVVKASEVAIYRTR, via the coding sequence GTGAGCCTGATCGTCGAGGCCTCCGTCGACGAGCGCGGCGTCGAGGTCGCCCTCGAGGTGGCGAAGGGCGAGACCGTCGCCCTGCTCGGCCCGAACGGCGCCGGCAAGTCCACCGTGCTGTCGGTGCTGGCCGGCCACCTCGTCCCCGACCGAGGTCGGGTGGTCCTCGACGGCCGCGTCCTGACCTCCCAGGGACGCCCGGGCGAGCGTCGGACGCAGATACCGCCGCACGACCGGCGCGTCTCCCTGCTCGCGCAGGAGCCGCTGCTCTTCCCGCACCTCAGCGTCCTCGACAACGTGGCGTTCGGTCCGCGCAGCACCGGCGCCGGCCGCGCGGCGGCGCGGGAGACGGCCCGGCAGTGGCTGGAAGAGGTGGGGGTCGCCGACCTCGCCGGGCGCCGACCCGCCGAGATCTCCGGCGGGCAGGCCCAGCGGGCGGCGGTCGCTCGTGCCCTGGCCGCGACGCCGTCGTTGATGCTCCTCGACGAGCCGATGGCGGCCCTCGACGTCGACGTTGCGCCCCAGCTGCGGCAGACCCTGCGCCGGGTGCTGGCCGACCGCACCGTCCTGCTGGTCACCCACGACGTGCTCGACGCGCTGCTGCTCGCCGACCGGGTCGTGGTGCTCGAGGACGGTGCCGTCGTCGAGCATGGCCCGTGCGCCGAGGTGCTCTCCCGCCCCCGCAGCTCCTTCGCGGCCCGGATCGCCGGGCTCAACATGCTGCGCGGCGCCTGGCGCGACGGGGCGGTCGAGGTCGCGTACGGCGGTCGCTCGATGCGGGTCGAGGGGATCGCGGCCGACCCCGTGCCGGGCGAGGGGGAGGAGGCGGTGGCGGTCTTCGGCCCGTCGGCGGTCTCGGTCTTCCTCGAGGCGCCCCACGGCAGCCCCCGGAACGCGGTCGAGGTCACCCTGTCCGACCTCGAGCCGCACGGCGGCCAGGTGCGGGTGCGCGCCGGCACCCTGAGCGCCGACGTCTCCGTCCGGGCCGTCAGCGAGCTCGACCTCGCCCCGGGCACGCGGGGCTACTTCGTGGTCAAGGCCTCCGAGGTCGCGATCTACCGCACCCGCTGA
- a CDS encoding TetR/AcrR family transcriptional regulator, whose product MRPSHRTAVLDAALRLLDREGGAEISYDATAREAGLTKAGVMYHFATREELVLGVVGHAARRCVAAMRAVAGGGPEGLSPAERTRAYVEVAVGGDLSTADVSVFADALYRPHHAGPWREVFAPWFDLSDCPDPDLRARLCAARLAADGLWLARATGLFAPGADGQPGMDDVVAEVRRLLEPAP is encoded by the coding sequence ATGAGGCCCAGCCATCGCACCGCCGTGCTCGACGCCGCCCTGCGGCTGCTCGACCGGGAGGGCGGCGCCGAGATCTCGTACGACGCCACCGCCCGGGAGGCCGGCCTGACCAAGGCCGGCGTGATGTACCACTTCGCCACCCGCGAGGAGCTCGTCCTCGGGGTGGTCGGCCACGCCGCCCGTCGGTGCGTGGCCGCGATGCGCGCCGTGGCCGGCGGCGGTCCGGAGGGCCTCTCCCCCGCGGAGCGCACCCGGGCCTACGTCGAGGTCGCCGTCGGCGGGGACCTCAGCACCGCCGACGTGTCCGTCTTCGCCGACGCGCTCTACCGACCGCACCACGCCGGTCCCTGGCGCGAGGTGTTCGCGCCCTGGTTCGACCTGTCCGACTGCCCCGACCCGGACCTGCGCGCGCGGCTCTGCGCGGCCCGCCTCGCAGCCGACGGCCTCTGGCTGGCCCGCGCCACCGGCCTCTTCGCCCCGGGCGCCGACGGCCAGCCCGGGATGGACGACGTCGTCGCCGAGGTCCGCCGCCTGTTGGAGCCGGCCCCGTGA
- a CDS encoding DMT family transporter produces the protein MTRHHHRRGPGRLAGPRLPLAAAIVSEVTATLALRAAVDQPAWYALTVVGYLTAFGLLARTLEAGMPVGVAYAVWAATGVAATAVLAAPLFGEALTPLVGIGIALIVVGVVVVELGAHRATIARAASHQDGADR, from the coding sequence GTGACCCGCCACCACCACCGCCGGGGCCCGGGCCGCCTGGCCGGACCCCGGCTGCCGCTGGCCGCAGCCATCGTCAGCGAGGTCACCGCGACCCTCGCGCTCCGGGCCGCCGTCGACCAGCCGGCCTGGTACGCCCTGACGGTCGTCGGCTACCTCACCGCCTTCGGCCTGCTGGCCCGCACCCTCGAGGCCGGGATGCCGGTCGGGGTGGCCTACGCCGTGTGGGCCGCCACCGGCGTCGCCGCCACCGCGGTGCTCGCCGCGCCGCTCTTCGGCGAGGCGCTGACCCCCCTCGTGGGCATCGGCATCGCGCTGATCGTCGTCGGCGTCGTCGTGGTCGAGCTCGGCGCGCACCGCGCCACGATCGCCCGGGCCGCCTCGCACCAGGACGGGGCCGACCGGTGA
- the modA gene encoding molybdate ABC transporter substrate-binding protein, protein MKKASALVVTTLVALAAGACGTGGGEEAGAGDGGTATITVFAAASLTSSFEQVAADFEAENDGVDVQLNFAGSSDLVAQIQEGAPADVFASADEANMDKATADDLVDAPALFASNTLAIAVPPGNPAGVTSVDDLAADGLNLVLCAPEVPCGAAAEAVAEAADLDLSPVSEEQSVTDVLAKVSTGEADAGLVYVTDVIAAGDDVEGVEIPEDVNAVNLYPIATVADSEEAELAQGFVDLVLARTGQDVLADAGFAPAP, encoded by the coding sequence GTGAAGAAGGCCAGCGCCCTCGTCGTCACCACCCTGGTCGCCCTGGCGGCCGGCGCCTGCGGGACCGGCGGCGGCGAGGAGGCCGGGGCCGGGGACGGCGGGACCGCGACGATCACCGTGTTCGCCGCGGCCTCGCTGACCTCGTCCTTCGAGCAGGTCGCCGCGGACTTCGAGGCCGAGAACGACGGCGTCGACGTGCAGCTCAACTTCGCCGGGTCCTCCGACCTCGTCGCCCAGATCCAGGAGGGCGCCCCCGCCGACGTGTTCGCGTCCGCCGACGAGGCCAACATGGACAAGGCGACCGCCGACGACCTGGTGGACGCCCCGGCCCTGTTCGCCTCCAACACGCTCGCGATCGCCGTGCCGCCGGGCAACCCCGCCGGCGTCACGTCGGTCGACGACCTGGCCGCCGACGGGCTCAACCTCGTCCTCTGCGCCCCCGAGGTCCCGTGCGGCGCGGCCGCCGAGGCCGTCGCCGAGGCCGCCGACCTCGACCTCTCCCCGGTCAGCGAGGAGCAGTCGGTGACCGACGTCCTGGCCAAGGTCAGCACCGGGGAGGCCGACGCGGGGCTGGTCTACGTCACCGACGTCATCGCCGCCGGTGACGACGTCGAGGGCGTCGAGATCCCCGAGGACGTGAACGCCGTCAACCTCTACCCGATCGCGACGGTCGCCGACAGCGAGGAGGCCGAGCTCGCCCAGGGGTTCGTCGACCTGGTGCTCGCCCGGACCGGTCAGGACGTGCTCGCCGACGCCGGGTTCGCCCCGGCGCCCTGA
- a CDS encoding DMT family transporter, with amino-acid sequence MTAALLVLAVVAEVSGTLSLRQSRGLRRPAWVAATATAYLLALGLLAVVLQRGMPVGVAYGVWAALGIVLTAVAGRVLFRDPLTPQMVAGMAVVLAGVALVELG; translated from the coding sequence GTGACCGCGGCGCTGCTGGTGCTCGCCGTGGTCGCCGAGGTCTCCGGCACGCTGTCCCTGCGCCAGTCCCGCGGGCTGCGCCGGCCGGCCTGGGTGGCGGCGACCGCGACCGCGTACCTGCTGGCCCTCGGACTGCTCGCCGTGGTGCTGCAGCGCGGCATGCCGGTGGGGGTGGCCTACGGCGTCTGGGCCGCGCTCGGCATCGTGCTCACCGCGGTCGCCGGTCGCGTGCTGTTCCGCGACCCGCTCACCCCGCAGATGGTCGCCGGGATGGCGGTCGTGCTGGCCGGGGTCGCCCTCGTCGAGCTGGGCTGA
- a CDS encoding PIG-L deacetylase family protein → MVAAHPDDESIGAGGLIARAHDRGMQVYVALLTAGEAADPAVTDGSRHALARMRLAEMEAAVDLLAPGAPVVFLGAQDGHLDECEPQISAYLTETLGQGGRTLVAAPWREDPHPDHRSAGRAAATAAAAAGARLVEFPVRLWLDADPGEAPWDRMVQLSLSDAERDRKVAAIGAHASQVRSPDVLRSRLAHLAGTVEHHVLEPAPVPDPVSDPVSAPVSDPVSAES, encoded by the coding sequence GTGGTCGCGGCCCACCCCGACGACGAGAGCATCGGCGCGGGAGGGCTCATCGCCCGGGCGCACGACCGCGGCATGCAGGTCTACGTCGCCCTGCTCACCGCGGGCGAGGCCGCCGACCCCGCCGTCACCGACGGCAGCCGCCACGCCCTGGCCCGGATGCGCCTGGCCGAGATGGAGGCGGCCGTCGACCTGCTCGCCCCCGGCGCCCCCGTGGTCTTCCTCGGCGCCCAGGACGGTCACCTCGACGAGTGCGAGCCCCAGATCTCGGCCTACCTCACCGAGACCCTCGGGCAGGGCGGACGCACGCTGGTCGCCGCGCCCTGGCGCGAGGACCCGCACCCGGACCACCGCTCCGCGGGCCGTGCCGCCGCTACCGCCGCGGCCGCCGCCGGCGCCCGTCTCGTCGAGTTCCCCGTCCGGCTCTGGCTGGACGCCGACCCCGGCGAGGCGCCGTGGGACCGGATGGTGCAGCTCTCCCTGAGCGACGCCGAGCGCGACCGCAAGGTCGCGGCGATCGGCGCGCACGCCAGCCAGGTCCGCTCCCCCGACGTGCTGCGCTCCCGGCTCGCGCACCTGGCCGGGACGGTGGAGCACCACGTCCTGGAGCCGGCGCCCGTTCCGGACCCGGTCTCGGACCCGGTCTCGGCGCCGGTGTCGGACCCGGTCTCGGCGGAGTCCTAG
- a CDS encoding YibE/F family protein: protein MDAHHPRHDAPETGRMRRLVLAVIVPIAVLTLAAMVWLWPTEGVPAPEQQGGAEELAGQVTAIQSEECVEELPDDVNGCGTATVRVAGGAEDGDDLEVPLPNGTGAPEVAEGDDVVLVRTGPDGETYSIVDQQRGTGLVVLVAAFALALVAFGRWRGLAALAGLGVTFALLLLFVVPAILAGEPPLLVAIVGSAAIMLTVLYLTHGFGLSTTVAVLGTLASLTLTGLLSSLAVGALHLTGVTDDLSASVGTSQGINTQGLLLAGIVIGSLGVLDDVTVTQSATVTELARANPAYGVGQLYRAGSRVGRSHIASVVNTIVLAYAGSALPLLILIVANDDSLGGVLTDQVIAQEIVRSVVATLGLVAAVPLTTALAAFAFRGRE, encoded by the coding sequence ATGGACGCGCACCACCCGCGGCACGACGCGCCGGAGACCGGCCGGATGCGCCGGCTGGTCCTGGCGGTGATCGTGCCGATCGCGGTCCTGACCCTGGCCGCCATGGTCTGGCTGTGGCCGACCGAGGGGGTCCCGGCCCCGGAGCAGCAGGGCGGTGCCGAGGAGCTCGCCGGTCAGGTGACCGCGATCCAGTCCGAGGAGTGCGTCGAGGAGCTCCCCGACGACGTCAACGGGTGCGGCACCGCGACGGTGCGCGTGGCCGGGGGTGCCGAGGACGGCGACGACCTCGAGGTGCCGCTGCCGAACGGCACCGGCGCCCCCGAGGTCGCCGAGGGCGACGACGTGGTGCTGGTCCGGACCGGCCCGGACGGCGAGACGTACTCGATCGTGGACCAGCAGCGCGGCACCGGCCTGGTCGTGCTCGTGGCCGCCTTCGCCCTGGCCCTGGTCGCCTTCGGCCGGTGGCGCGGACTGGCCGCCCTCGCGGGGCTGGGGGTGACGTTCGCGCTGCTGCTGCTCTTCGTCGTGCCGGCCATCCTGGCCGGGGAGCCGCCGCTGCTGGTCGCGATCGTGGGCTCCGCCGCGATCATGCTGACGGTGCTCTACCTGACCCACGGGTTCGGTCTCTCGACCACCGTGGCCGTGCTCGGCACCCTGGCCAGCCTGACGCTCACCGGCCTGCTGTCGTCCCTCGCGGTGGGGGCGCTGCACCTGACCGGCGTCACCGACGACCTCTCGGCCTCCGTCGGCACCTCCCAGGGGATCAACACCCAGGGCCTGCTGCTCGCGGGCATCGTGATCGGCTCGCTCGGGGTGCTGGACGACGTCACCGTGACCCAGTCCGCGACCGTGACCGAGCTCGCGAGGGCCAACCCGGCGTACGGCGTCGGCCAGCTCTACCGGGCCGGCAGCCGGGTCGGGCGCTCCCACATCGCGTCGGTGGTCAACACGATCGTCCTGGCCTACGCCGGCTCGGCCCTGCCGCTGCTCATCCTGATCGTCGCGAACGACGACTCCCTCGGTGGCGTGCTGACCGACCAGGTGATCGCCCAGGAGATCGTCCGGAGCGTGGTCGCCACGCTGGGCCTGGTGGCAGCGGTCCCGCTGACCACGGCCCTGGCCGCGTTCGCGTTCCGCGGACGAGAATGA
- a CDS encoding ABC transporter permease: MGVPRWLFVPALLGAAFVLLPLVAIVARTPWSRFLELITSESSQQALALSLRTSATSTAICVLLGVPMAVVLARTSFRGQGILRSLVLLPLVLPPVVGGIALLYTFGRRGLLGETFDVLGIQVAFSTTAVVLAQTFVAMPFLVVSLEGALRSAGRRYEAVAASLGARPTTVFRRVTLPLVLPGLASGAVLAFARSLGEFGATITFAGSLQGITRTLPLEIYLRRETDAEAAVALSLVLVVVAVVVIGFARQSRSAV; this comes from the coding sequence GTGGGCGTACCCCGCTGGCTCTTCGTCCCCGCCCTGCTGGGCGCGGCCTTCGTCCTGCTGCCGCTGGTGGCGATCGTCGCCCGCACGCCGTGGAGCAGGTTCCTCGAGCTGATCACCTCCGAGTCGTCGCAGCAGGCGCTGGCCCTCAGCCTGCGGACGTCGGCGACCAGCACGGCGATCTGCGTGCTGCTCGGCGTCCCGATGGCCGTCGTCCTGGCCCGGACCAGCTTCCGCGGCCAGGGGATCCTGCGCTCGCTGGTCCTGCTGCCCCTGGTGCTGCCCCCGGTCGTCGGCGGGATCGCGCTGCTCTACACCTTCGGCCGCCGCGGCCTGCTCGGTGAGACCTTCGACGTGCTGGGGATCCAGGTCGCCTTCTCCACCACCGCGGTCGTGCTGGCCCAGACCTTCGTGGCGATGCCGTTCCTCGTGGTCAGCCTCGAGGGCGCGCTGCGCAGCGCCGGACGACGGTACGAGGCCGTGGCGGCCTCCCTGGGAGCCCGACCGACCACGGTGTTCCGTCGGGTCACCCTGCCGCTGGTGCTGCCCGGGCTCGCCTCGGGCGCCGTGCTGGCCTTCGCCCGCTCCCTGGGTGAGTTCGGCGCGACCATCACCTTCGCCGGCAGCCTGCAGGGCATCACGCGGACCCTTCCCCTGGAGATCTACCTGCGCCGCGAGACCGACGCCGAGGCCGCCGTGGCGCTGTCGCTGGTGCTGGTGGTCGTCGCGGTCGTCGTGATCGGGTTCGCCCGGCAGAGCAGGAGCGCGGTGTGA
- a CDS encoding cytochrome ubiquinol oxidase subunit I — MEPVLTTLAPFLTTLAADVAEPAGLLPARQQMALSLGWHIVLACFGVALPTIIAVVHWRGAFRGDQGALLLAKRWGKVSAVLFAIGAVSGTVLGFEMGLLWPGLMGTFGDVVGLAFAFEGLSFFVEAIFLGMYLYAWGRMDPRHQFWMLVPMAVSGISGTFFILSVNAWMNAPVGFDIVDGEVVNIDPWAVFTNDQVWMQFLHMWLAAFMVAGFAVAAVYAAGMLKGRRDRHHRLGFMVPFAFATVAALMQPFVGHLLGLRVAETQPAKLAAFELALETESPSPLRLGGIVVDGEVVGSIDIPVLGSVIARNSFTEPVQGLDTIPVEDQPPVNVVHLAFQTMIGIGSLFVLVVLAYWGARWRGRDLLENRWFLRAVVACAPLSVVALQAGWIATEVGRQPWVVYGVMRTNEAAGDNPGLWWLLGATTVVYTGLTIGAVLVLRSMARRWRDGEEDLPSPYGPEPGDAEVEPAGTGAAR; from the coding sequence GTGGAACCCGTGCTGACCACCCTCGCCCCCTTCCTCACGACGCTGGCTGCCGACGTCGCCGAGCCCGCCGGCCTGCTGCCCGCCCGGCAACAGATGGCCCTCTCGCTGGGCTGGCACATCGTGCTCGCCTGCTTCGGCGTCGCCCTGCCCACGATCATCGCGGTCGTCCACTGGCGCGGCGCCTTCCGGGGCGACCAGGGTGCGCTGCTGCTGGCCAAGCGGTGGGGCAAGGTATCGGCCGTCCTGTTCGCGATCGGCGCGGTCTCCGGCACGGTGCTGGGCTTCGAGATGGGGCTGCTCTGGCCCGGGCTGATGGGCACCTTCGGCGACGTGGTCGGCCTGGCGTTCGCCTTCGAGGGCCTCTCCTTCTTCGTCGAGGCGATCTTCCTCGGCATGTACCTCTACGCCTGGGGGCGGATGGACCCCCGGCACCAGTTCTGGATGCTCGTGCCGATGGCCGTCTCGGGCATCTCCGGCACGTTCTTCATCCTCAGCGTGAACGCCTGGATGAACGCACCCGTCGGCTTCGACATCGTCGACGGCGAGGTCGTCAACATCGACCCGTGGGCGGTCTTCACCAACGACCAGGTGTGGATGCAGTTCCTGCACATGTGGCTGGCGGCCTTCATGGTCGCCGGGTTCGCCGTGGCCGCGGTGTACGCCGCCGGGATGCTCAAGGGCCGCCGCGACCGCCACCACCGGCTCGGGTTCATGGTCCCCTTCGCCTTCGCCACCGTCGCCGCCCTGATGCAGCCCTTCGTCGGGCACCTGCTCGGCCTGCGGGTCGCCGAGACGCAGCCGGCCAAGCTCGCCGCCTTCGAGCTGGCGCTGGAGACCGAGAGCCCCTCACCGCTGCGTCTCGGTGGCATCGTCGTGGACGGGGAGGTCGTCGGGTCGATCGACATACCGGTGCTCGGCTCGGTGATCGCCCGCAACTCCTTCACCGAGCCGGTGCAGGGCCTGGACACCATCCCGGTCGAGGACCAGCCGCCGGTGAACGTGGTGCACCTCGCCTTCCAGACGATGATCGGGATCGGCAGCCTCTTCGTGCTGGTCGTGCTCGCCTACTGGGGTGCCCGCTGGCGCGGCCGCGACCTGCTGGAGAACCGGTGGTTCCTGCGAGCGGTCGTGGCCTGCGCACCGCTGTCCGTCGTCGCGCTGCAGGCCGGGTGGATCGCCACCGAGGTCGGACGCCAGCCCTGGGTCGTCTACGGGGTGATGCGGACGAACGAGGCCGCGGGCGACAACCCCGGGCTGTGGTGGCTGCTGGGTGCGACCACCGTGGTCTACACCGGACTGACCATCGGTGCGGTCCTGGTGCTCCGCTCGATGGCGCGCCGGTGGCGCGACGGCGAGGAGGACCTGCCCAGCCCGTACGGCCCCGAGCCCGGTGACGCCGAGGTCGAGCCGGCCGGTACGGGGGCCGCCCGATGA
- a CDS encoding TOBE domain-containing protein, producing the protein MPHMRIRDAAAYLGVSDDTVRRWVDRGLLAATTDESGRKVVDGYDVALVARQHSSPPGPPDGVISSARNRFVGLVTNIEVDAVMAQVELQCGPFRVVSLMSSEAVRDLGIELGSVAVAVIKSTTVIVETPQGQS; encoded by the coding sequence ATGCCGCACATGAGGATCCGCGACGCCGCCGCCTACCTCGGCGTCAGCGACGACACCGTCCGCCGCTGGGTCGACCGCGGCCTGCTCGCCGCCACCACCGACGAGTCCGGTCGCAAGGTCGTCGACGGCTACGACGTGGCCCTCGTCGCCCGCCAGCACTCCTCGCCGCCCGGACCGCCGGACGGGGTGATCAGCTCGGCCCGCAACCGCTTCGTCGGCCTGGTCACGAACATCGAGGTCGACGCCGTGATGGCCCAGGTCGAGCTGCAGTGCGGTCCGTTCCGCGTGGTGTCGTTGATGAGCAGCGAGGCGGTGCGTGACCTCGGGATCGAGCTCGGGTCCGTCGCGGTCGCCGTCATCAAGTCCACCACCGTCATCGTCGAGACCCCTCAAGGACAGTCGTGA